A genomic window from Populus nigra chromosome 7, ddPopNigr1.1, whole genome shotgun sequence includes:
- the LOC133699632 gene encoding probable methyltransferase At1g29790, translated as MVNGVEDYPKKHVHQQQLHTRYKLKMFVLVILTNLLTMYIFTSPSFNWKPFPLGSKNHISLPLGDPTTLLDELSATKEQLAISHSLIAEFHKKLNSTNLFVEALLTELRSRHDEGLTEKEKGSDPMKLLNVAMSDEVMLVVGPHKLPLGYSPRMGSDEVYPPVGGACLRYQKELAQYMTYEVGGECPVDDVFAQRLMLKGCEPLPRRRCHPKSPANYVEPTPFPKSLWTTPPDTSIIWDPYTCKSYKCLIERRKAPGYFDCKDCFDLEGREKSRWLLDNGGLDYGIDEVLKTRPQGTIRIGFDIGGGSGTFAARMKERNVTIITSSMNLDGPFNSFIASRGLISIHVSVSQRLPFFDNTLDIVHSMHVLSNWIPDAMLEFTLYDIYRVLRPGGLFWLDRFFCLGSQLNQTYVPMLDRVGFRNLRWNAGMKLDRGIDKNEWYFSALLEKPMT; from the coding sequence atggtaAATGGTGTTGAAGATTACCCGAAAAAGCATGTCCATCAACAGCAGCTCCACACCAGGTACAAGCTCAAGATGTTTGTGCTTGTAATACTAACCAACCTTCTCACTATGTACATCTTCACCAGCCCTTCTTTTAACTGGAAACCATTTCCATTGGGCTCAAAGAATCACATCTCTCTCCCTCTTGGGGACCCCACTACTCTATTGGATGAGCTTAGCGCTACTAAAGAGCAACTTGCCATCAGTCATTCTCTAATTGCTGAGTTCCACAAAAAGCTCAACTCTACCAACTTGTTTGTTGAAGCTCTTCTTACAGAGCTACGCAGCAGACATGATGAGGGATTGACTGAGAAAGAGAAAGGTAGCGATCCCATGAAACTATTGAATGTTGCTATGTCTGATGAAGTTATGCTAGTGGTAGGCCCTCACAAACTCCCACTAGGGTACTCACCAAGGATGGGATCCGACGAGGTTTATCCGCCAGTAGGTGGAGCGTGCTTAAGGTATCAAAAGGAATTAGCACAGTACATGACCTATGAAGTTGGAGGGGAATGTCCGGTGGATGATGTGTTTGCTCAGAGGTTGATGCTTAAGGGGTGTGAGCCTCTCCCTCGCCGTAGATGCCATCCTAAGTCCCCTGCCAACTATGTGGAGCCAACACCATTTCCAAAGAGTCTTTGGACCACACCACCAGACACCAGCATTATTTGGGATCCATATACTTGCAAAAGCTACAAGTGCCTCATTGAACGCAGAAAGGCACCTGGCTACTTCGACTGCAAGGACTGCTTCGACTTGGAGGGCAGGGAGAAGAGTAGATGGCTTCTCGACAATGGGGGGCTTGATTATGGCATCGATGAAGTCCTCAAAACAAGGCCTCAGGGGACTATCCGCATTGGATTTGACATAGGAGGCGGGAGTGGCACATTTGCGGCAAGAATGAAGGAAAGAAATGTAACCATCATCACCAGCTCCATGAATTTGGACGGTCCATTCAACAGCTTTATTGCGTCGAGGGGGTTGATCTCTATCCATGTTAGTGTTTCTCAGAGGCTTCCGTTCTTTGACAACACTCTAGACATAGTTCATTCGATGCATGTTCTGAGCAACTGGATTCCAGATGCGATGTTGGAATTCACACTCTATGATATATACAGAGTGTTGAGGCCAGGGGGACTCTTCTGGCTTGATCGCTTCTTCTGCCTGGGATCACAGCTGAATCAAACATACGTTCCAATGTTGGATCGTGTTGGATTCAGGAACCTAAGGTGGAACGCTGGCATGAAGCTTGATCGAGGGATTGACAAAAACGAGTGGTATTTCTCTGCCCTGTTGGAGAAACCAATGACCTGA